AGTGATGTCCGGCATCGCCTCGCGATACGTCTCGATGAGCGCTCGGTACTCGTCGACGCCGCGGAACGACCGTTCGAGTTGGTAGTGCGTCGCGACGAACTCGTCGGCGAGCATCTCGTCCAGCACGTCGTACTCTCCCTCGCTCCACGCCTCATCGGCCACGCGTCGGAACTGCGTCTCCATCTGTGTCATCGGTTCGGTGGTTGCCATATTTGTCACCAATATTCGTGTACGACTTCTGAGGCGATAGAGATTCGCTGCGCGGGGCGCGAATGTACGAAGGACCGCCGCGTCCGTCAGATGACTACCCCCGATTCTAACACCGCAATCAGCAGCGTCAGCATGGGGATGCTGACGAGCGTCGTCGCGAAGACGACGGCGCTGACGTACTCCGCCGCCGAGAGACCGCCGATTGTCGCACCTTCGGAGAACTCGATGACGAGGATGAGCGGCGTGATGGCGGCGGGCATTGCACATTCGAGGACGAACACGCGGGCGACGGTGGGGTCGGTGAAGCCGAGCGCGAACGCGACGCCGAGACCGACGACGGGGGCGACGACCATCTTGAGCGCGCTGGCGACGCCGACGCGCGAGAGCGCGGAGCCGTAGTCGGTGTTGGCCAGCTGGATACCGAGGATGAGCAGCATCACCGGAATCGAGGAGTCGCCGACGAGCTGCAGCGTTTCCATCGCCGCGCCGTCGGCAGGCGGGACGACGCCGAGCCACCGCGCGGCGATGGCGGCGACGACGGCGTAGACGAGCGGGATGCGGAGCGCACGTTTGAACCCGTCGAGACCCGCCGACCCGCCGCTTCGGGAGGCGATGTAGACGCCGATGGTGTAGATGAGCACGCCCTGCACCGCGAGGTAGAGCACCGCCGTACTGCGTCCAGTCGCGCCGAACGCGAACTCCGAGAGCGGGACGCCGTAGTTGCCGGAGTTGGGGAACGCGCTGACGAGGACGAGCGCGCTCAGAATCGGTTCGGGTTCGCCGAGCAGTCGACCGATTCCCTCGGAGACGAGAATCATCGCGACGGTGTAGGCGGCGACGCCCAGCGCGACCCGGACGAGCGTCCCGCCGCCGAGCGTCGTCGTCGCGAGACTGTGGAAGACGAGCGCCGGCGCGAGCACGTAGAGGGTGATCGTGTTCAACGGCCCGGGGTCGACCTCTTGGGTCCGCCCGAGTAGAAAGCCGATGCCCGCCAGCGCGAGAATCGGCAGTATCGCGGTGGCGAAGATAGAGACCAGTGACACGCTCGAAGCCACCCGCGCGGCGATACCAAGCGTTTCGGATGCGGCGACTTGCGTGGGGTCAGGACGCTCCCGCTACGCGCCGACGCCTTCGTTGTCGATGAGTCGCCACGCGCCCGACCCGGTGGTCTCGACGAACTCCCGGCGCTCCATCTCGGCCATCACTTCATGGAGGCGGTCCGGTTGGGCGATCTCCATGCAGATGGGGTCGACCTCGTGGAACTCGTCGAGGTAGTGGCGAACGTCTTCGAGTTCGAACGTCTCCTCGTCGGCTTTCACCATCACGCCCGAGATGAGGTCGACCATGTCCTCGATGAAGTTCCACGGGTAGACGATCCACGCCCACTCTCCGAGGCGCTCGCCGACGTAGTCGGGTTCGAACTCGCTCGTCTGCAGCAGTTGTAGCGTCGCGGTTCGGACTTCGTCGGCGTTGCGTTCTCGGACGTACTCGTCGGCGCGCTTGATGGAGCCGCCGGTGTCGGCGATGTCGTCGATGATGAGCACGTTCTTGCCCTCGACACTGCCCTCCGGCATCGGGTAGCGGACCTCGGGTTCGCCCGACTTCTGGGCGGTGCCGACGTAGTGTTCCATCTTCAGGCTCGTCAGGTCGTCCAACCCGAGGAAGTCGCAGAGACACCGACCCGCGAACCAGCCGCCACGGGCGAGCGCGACGACCACGTCCGGTTCGAACGCCGACTCCTTGACGTCGTCGCTCACGTCCCGGCAGAGACCGTAGATGTACTCCCAGTTGGTGATAGTGCACTTGAACTCGTCGGGGAGGTCGCTCATTTCCGACTGTGTCTCTGCCACGGCCGCACATAAGGGTTTACAGGCAGTTTCGTCGGTGTCTCCGTCTCAGTCGACCGTCCCCGCACCGAGACGGGCGAATCCGAGCGCGTGCGTCGAGTACGACGCATCCGCACACCGTTCGCGAAGTGCCCGCTGTGCGGCGACGACTCGCCGGTCGAGCACGTCCGTCGCCGCGCTGAGGTCGGCAGGGCGCTTCGACGGCATCCCCGCGAAGACGAGGCCGTGAAACAGCGCGTTCAGCGGGCGGCACGCGGGGCGCGTACTCCGTGCTAAATCTAGTAGCGCGAGGCGGCCGCCCGGCCCGACGAGCTCGGACCACTCGTTGACGACGGCCGCGGGGTCGGCGAGCATCCCGGAGACGAACGAGGCGACGATTGCGTCCGAATCTCTGATTGGTGGGGTAGCCGCGTCCGCACGAACGACGTGGACGTTCTCCCATCCCTCGCGGGCGACCCTGTCGCGGGCGACGGCGAGCATCCCCGGCGAGAAGTCGACGCCGACGACGGTACCCGAAGAGCCGACTCGTTCGCGGAGGAACGCGAAGTTCGCGCCCGTCCCGCAGCCCATCTCGACGACGGTGTCGCCCGGCCGCGGGTCGAGCGCCGCGGCGGTGCGCTCGCGGAGCGTCGCGACGCCCGGTCCGTACGTCGCCAGCGCGTCGTACAGTCGCGCCCAGCGGGTATAGAACTCCTGAGCGTTCGCGGCGCCCGATTTACTGTTCGTTCCGTGGTCGCTCATCACAGTAACTCGCGGACGACGTCGGCGACGGCGGGCGCGTCCGGGCCGAGCACGTACGTGATGGGTTCGATGCCGTAGCTCCCCGACTGGTAGAGCACGAACGTCTCGTCGAGGTCCAGTCCGTCGAGCGCGGCGGCGACGGCGTCGGTCGGCGCGTCGGGGTCGAACTCGACGGTCTGGTAGCCAGCTTCTTCGAGCGACGCGACGATGTCGGGGTCGTAGCGGACGTTGACCGCGGCGCGGACCGGCGCGCCCACCTTCCGGGCCGAGAGGAGGACGGACGCGACGTGGCCGCTCGCGCCGAACTCGGGGTCGCCTGCGACGGTGGCGCGACCCTTCACGTCGAAGATGCGACCGGGGACGGCGGCGACGTCCTCTATCTCCTCGGCGTCGGGCAGGCACTCGGCGAGGTTCGAGCCGACGTGCGGGATGAGTCCGGCGAAGCCGCTGGCGTTCGTCAGCGTCCGCAGGCCGCGTCGAACCGACGAGAGCACGCGCTCGGTGGCTCTGAGTGCGCTATCGGGGTCGTGAACGTCGAAGCCGCCCTCGAACTCAGCGAGTTCGGGCATCGCCTCCTCGTGGAGCTCCGCCAGCAGGTCGCCGTCTTCGAGGTGGCGGATGAGCACCTCGGCTTCGACGAGCGCCTGTAACTGGCTCATCTCGCCCGTCGCCAGTCCCTCGGCGACGCGCCCGACGAGTTCGCGGATGCGTTCGTCGGCCTCGACGACCTCGTTGCGGGCGACCCGACCGTGGGCGTACTTCGAGACGGCACTCTGGCTGACGCCGAGCGCCTCGGCGACCTCCTGCTGGGTGAACTCCCGGTCGCGGAGTTCCGCCGCGAGCATCGATCGAAACGTCGGGAGGAACTCCTCGACGACAACTTCCTCGACGAACTTCATCCGTGGAACTCGGGGTCGTCGCCCAACCGCGACGCCTGCGGACCGCGCTGGTTCTGGTACTTCGACCCGCGCTCGACGCCGTACGGTCGCTTCGCTCGCGTCTTCAGTTCGGTGAAGATGAGTTGGGAGACGCGCATCCCCGGCGTGAGCGCGACCGGTGCGGTGCCGAGGTTCGACAGTTCGAGCGTAATCTGGCCCTCGTAGCCGGGGTCGACGATTCCCGCTGTGGCGTGGATGACGATGGCGAGGCGGCCGAGCGACGACCTGCCTTCGACGGTGGCGATGAGATCCGGCGGAATCTCGACTCGCTCTTTGGTGGTTCCGAGCACGAAGTCGCCGGGGTGGAGAATGAACTCGTCGCCCTCGTCGACGTGGGTCTCGGTGACGTACTGGCCGATTTCTTCCGCTTTGTTGGGGTGGATACAGGAGATGTTCGTCCGCTGGAACTCCAGGAACTCCTCGCCGAGTCGGAGGTCGATGCTCGCCGGTTGTACCTGCATGTCGAGGTCGTCGAGCGGGTCGACGACGAGGTCACCGGCCTCCAACCGTTCGAGAAGGTCTACGTCCGAGAGTATCATACTGGGGTGGCCGCGTGCCAACACGTAAAACCTCCCGGTCGACTCGGAGCGATTCGACCGGTCCGGTTCGACCGGGTCGCCGGTCAGCCCACGAGTCCCAGTACGAACGTGACGAACGCGACGAACCCCGCGACGAGAAGCGCCACGTCGGAGTCGAGTCCGCGCGCGTGTTCGAGACCGGCGCGCCAGACGAACAGTTGCCATCCGGTGACGATCAGACCGAGCGCCGTCGCGACGGGCCAGTCGAGAAACGACTGCAACCCCTGCAACTGCTGAACGAGCGTCTGGGGATTTTGCGAGAACGACGTCTCGCGGATGACGCGCATCGCTCCGACGACGCCGACGACCGACTGGACGAGCATCGGCACGCCGCCCCACGCCGCGACCGCCAGCGTGTCGCCGAACGTCCCTCTGTCGCCGCCGCGGGAGAGGAGGTGCAAGAGCACGCCGACGGCGACCCACCCGAGAAGCGAGAGCAGAAACACGAGGGGGAGGAGACCGGCGAACCGGTCCCAGAGTTCGTCGCCGAGGTTCATCTCTCGCGTCGCCGGTTCGTCGCAACCGGGCCAGTCGTCGCCGTTCTGTTCGCAGACCCAATCGGGAGGCCGGTTCTCGTTCTCGACGGTTACCGTTGTGTCCAGCGCCTCGCTGAACTGCCATCCGACGAAGCCGATGGCGGCAGTCGTCAACAGTGCGACGACGAGCGCGACCGCCAGCGCGCGGCCGAACCCGAGTCCGGGCGTGCGCTCTCGGAAGTACTCGTCCGGGTGGAGGAGAGGCGTGCGGGGCATCGGTCACGGCGACTCGGCGCTGTAGAATAAATCTTGTCGGATACGTCTACACTCCACGCGAGAAACAGGACTACCGTCGCGAGCGCAACGAGCGCGGCGACTACAACGACCACGGCAGCGACCTTGCTACGTAATGCAGAAGCAACTCGGGGCCGGCGAAGGGACACACGGTGATGGATTTGTTCGGCCGCGATGTGCCACTCGAGCGAAACCGAGTCGGATGGTGGCTGTTCGTCCTCGCTCTCGCCGGCGTCGTCGGGTACGTGCTCTACTCGTTCGTCGGCATGGTCGTCCTCGGCGTCGCCGCGTACTACGGGACGCGACCGCTCCACCGGCGGCTAGAGCGGGTGGTCGGGTCGAGTTGGGTCGCCGCCGCGACGACGCTACTGGGTATCTTCCTCCCCGTGCTGCTGCTCGTCGGTTACGCCGGGTTTCAGTTCGTTCACTCGATCGACCTGTTCGTCGGCGCGGGCGGCGCGCAGCGCTATCGGCAGATTCTCGGCCAGTGGCTCGGCTTCGGACCGCTCCCGGACGTACAGGTGCAACAACTCGCCCGACAGTTGCGAAACCCGACCGAGGCGCTCCGGCAGTACCGCGACGTGTTGCGGACGGCGTTTCGCCTCGGCGCGAACGCGTTAGCGGCGCTCACCAAGGGGTTGTTGCTCGTTGGGCTGTCGCTGACGCTGGCGTACTACCTCCTCCGGTTCGACGACCGACTGGCGGCTATCTTCGAGTCGGTTCTCGGCGGTGAGGGGTCGACGGCGCACGCGTACGCGACCGCCGTGGACCGCGACCTCCAGAGCGTCTACTTCGGGAACCTCGCCTTCGTCGTCGTTATGTCGGTCGTCGCCGCCGTCGTCTACTACGGGGCGAGCCTCCTCGCGCCGCCGTCGCTGTCGATTCCGATGCCGCTCGTGCTCGCAGTGCTGACCGGTGCTGCGAGCATCGTCCCCGTCGTAGTCGGGAAGATAGTGTACGTTCCGCTGGTGCTGTATCTCGCCGTACAGGCAGTTCGGACGAACGCCGTCTCGCTGTGGTTCCCGGCGGTGCTTCTAGTCGCCTGCGTGCTCGTCCTCGATCTCCTGCCACAGGCGTTCCTCCAGCCGTACCTCTCCGGGCAGCGACTCGGCATGGGGCTGTTGCTGTTCGCCTACCTGCTTGGGCCGATGCTGTTCGGCTGGTACGGCTTCTTCCTCCTCCCGCTCGTGACCGTCCTCGTCGTCCAGGTCGTCCGCCTCGTGTTGGCCGAACTCGTCCGCGGCGAGCCGCTGACGCCGTGGGTGTCGGCCCCGGTGTCGATGGGTTCGGACCCCGCCGTCGCGCGCGAGGGCGGGTCGCGCTCGGGGGGCGACCGGAGCGAAAGCGAGCCGGACGAGAGCGAGCAAACCGAGTAACGGGCGGCCGAGACGCCGATTCGGCTGAGTGAACAGAGATTTACCGCGGCGACGGAGAGAGGTGGGTATGAAGCAGGTCATCGTCGCCCGGACCGACATCGGGATGGGCCGCGGAAAACTCGCCGCGCAGGTCGCCCACGCGTCGCTGTCGGCGTACGAGGACGCCGACTCGCGAACCCGAAAGAAGTGGAAAGGCGAGGGCCAGAAGAAAGTCGTCGTGAAAGCCCGCGGCGAGAAGGAACTGTTCCGCCTCGCCGACCTCGCCGAGCGCGAGGGACTGCCGAACGCCATCGTCCGCGACGCCGGGCACACCCAGCTAGAGCCGGGGACGGTGACGGCGCTGGCGGTCGGTCCCGGGCAGGACAACCTCGTCGACAAGGTGACGGGCGACCTCTCGCTGTACTAGCCTACAGCATTTCCTCTGCGGTGTCGACGCCGACGACCACGCCGACAGCGTTTTCCACCAGTTCAGCGCTCTCGACTAACGAGTCGTACAGCAGTCGCGCCTGCTCGTCGTGAGCGTGGCGGGCGGCCGAACGGAGGTCGTTCTCGAAGTCGAACGAGTCGGCGAACGACTCCCAAGCCGCCTCGTCGACGAGGTAGGCGCGCCGTCCGTCGGCGGTGACGTAGTCGTACTCGCTTTCGAACTCGGAGTGCTTGCCGAGCAGTTCGGCATCGAGGACGGCGAGCGCGTCGGTCAGGTCGCTCGTTTCGACGCCCTCCGCGCCGGCGACACGGTCGACGACGGCCGAGTCGAACGGCAGTTCCCGCGTCTGGTCGGTCTCCGAGCCGGCGTCGGAGGCAGTCGAGGAGTCGGTCATGAGCAAACGGACGGTCGCTAGCGGTTTGCCCGTTGCGGCCGACGAACTACAGCGCTTTTACCCGCGCCGCCGGAACCGCGTGTCATGACCGAAGTGAGGGGAAAACGCTGATGCGCGAGGCCCACCCCATCGAGCGCGAGGTCGGCATGGAGTACTACGTGAGCGACGCCGACGGCATCGGCGGCGAACTCCGGGTCGACCCCGAGGATTTCCGGGTCCGCGAACTGGAGGCGTTCGATGCCGCACCCGTCGATTCCGACCCTGGTGCGTACGCGAACCTCGTCGTCCGCGCGACGCTGCGCGGGTGGGACACCAACGACTTCGCGGCGCGTCTCTCGGACGCGCTGGGCGTCAGTCGCGAGCGCATCTCATGGGCCGGGACGAAGGACAAACACGCCGTCACAACCCAGCTGTTCACGGTTCGCGGCGGCGACCCCGCCGACCTGCCGGACGTGCGCGACGCCGACGTGGAGGTCGTCGGCCGCGCAGGCCGCGACATCTCCTTCGGCGACCTCGCGGGCAACGCGTTCGGCATCCGCGTCCGCGACGTCGAGCGTCCGGAGCGCGCCGAGGAGATCACCGAGCAGTTGCGCGAGTTCGGCGGTATCGAGAGCGACGACGCCGAGGACGCGCCGGTCGTCGGCGTTCCGAACTACTTCGGCCAGCAGCGCTTCGGCAGTCGCCGCCCCGTCACACACGTCGTCGGCCTCCACGTCGTCCGCGGTGAGTGGCGCGAGGCCGTCCTCTCGTACGTCGGCAACCCCCACGAGAACGAACCCGAGGAGACGCGGGAGGCCCGCGCCGTCGTTGACGCCGAGGCCGAGCGCGCCGACCCCGACTGGCACCGCGCGCTTGACTGGATGCCCGGCTACCTCCGCTACGAGCGCTCGATGCTCCACCGACTCGACGAGGACGGCGCGGAGTCCGAAGAAGACTGGCGACACGCACTCGAAGCTGTCCCGTCGAACCTCCAGCGCCTGTTCGTCAACGCCGCGCAGTCGTACGTCTTCAATCGCATCCTCTCCGAACGTCTCCGTCGCGGGCTGCCGTTCGACAGACCCGTCGAGGGCGACGTGGCCTGCTTCGTCGACCGCGACGCGCCCGAGGACCTGTTCCGCCCCGACACCGACCGCCTGCAGGCGGTGACGGGTCGCCGTGTCGACATCGTGGGCAAACACTGCGAACGCGGTCGAGCGTTCGTCACCGCGCCGCTCGTTGGGACAGAGACTGAGTTAGGCGACGGCGAACCCGGCGGGATAGAGCGCGAGATTCTGTCGGAGTTGAACCTCGAACCGGGCGACTTCGACCTCCCCGGAAACTTCGAGTCGACGGGGACCCGTCGCGCAATTCTGGTTCGGACGCGGATGGAGGTCGAGGAGAGTCCGCTGGAGTTCGAGTTCTCGCTCCCGTCGGGATCGTACGCGACGGCGGTGATGCGCGAGTATCTGAAGTCTGAACCGCTGGACCTGTAGTCAACGGCGTCGCGCGAACCGACGCCGCGGGATCCGATCGACAGCGAACTGGCTTCTTCTCCGCCCTCGTCTCGTCGCTATGGCCACCTCCGAAGAACTCCTCGAACGCCTCGACACCGGTCTCTGGACCTACCGCGAACCGCTGCGCTTCTTCGGCGTCGAAATCGGCCGGGTGATGGTCGTCGTCCGCCTCTCGGGCGGTGGATTGCTGATCCACTCTCCGGCAGAACTGACGCCTGACCTCCGGCGAGCGTTGGCCGAACTCGGCGACGTGCGCTTCGTCGTCCCTGCGAGCAAACTCCACGGGCACCTGTACATGGAACAGTACCGCGAGGCGTACCCACGCGCCGAGTTGTTGGCCGCGCCGGGACTCGACCACCGGCGGACGGACCTCGATTTCGACGGCTTGCTCGGCGGGGCGCCCGACCCACGGTGGAGCGCCGACCTCGACCAGACGGCGTTTCTCGGCCACCGGTGGCTCTCGGAGATCGAATTCTACCACCGCCCGAGTCGAACGCTGATTATCGGTGATATCTGCTATCACGTCACCGCCGAAGCGCCGTTCGCGACGCGAGCGGTCGCCCGTCTCGCCGGGATGTACGACCGCCTGTCGGTGCCGCCGGACTTCCGGATAACGGTCGTGAACGAGGCGGCAGCGCGCCAATCGGTTCGGCGGATGCTCGGATGGGAGTTCGACCGGGTCGTCGTCGGACACGGGTCGGTGCTGGAGTCCGGCGGACGTGAAGCAGTACGCGAGGCGTTCGACTGGCTTCTCTGACGCCTCGAAACGAACGAAGTTATAGGTCGTCGCCGAGCAGATGCGATATGCACTGCGGCCGGTGCGGCACGCCGTTGGAGAAACCCGGAGACTACTGTCTGACCTGCCGCACCGGAACCTGCGACGCCGTCGTCCTCGACTGTTCCCGCGACCGGGCGACGCTCACGTTTCTCGACGAGGAAACCGTTATCGGCGAGACGACGGTGACGACGGTCCCCGAGACGGGCGAGGAGTCGGGCGTCGTCGAACTCCGGAACTTCGCCGGGCGACTCGCCGACGAGATCCGCCGCAAACGGCCCGAAACCGTATACGCGGCGGGCGAGCGCGACGTCATCCGCGAGACGCGCGCCCAACTCCACTACGAGTTCTACCGCGTCCGCGACGACGACCCCGTGCAAGCCGTGTTGGAGAGCCGCGGCGAGCGAACGCTCGAAGTGGTCGAGGCGTCGCCGGGCGAGAAACTCGGAGGGTCGCACACGACGGTCATCGGCGGACGCAAGGGGCGGAGAGCCATCGGCGTCGTCGCCGGCCACCCGCACGTCAAGAAGATCGTGCCTGGCCCCATCGACGCCGGGGGGAAGGGGTCGCGGACGAGTCTGCGGGCGAAAGTGACCCGTTCCGACGACAACGGCAACGTCCGCCTGTTGCTGCGCGACGGGTCGAGCGTTCAGGAGAACCGCGTGGTGACGACGGCGATGGACCGCGAGACGGGCGAACGCGTCCGCGACGATTTGAACGAGGCGCTCGTCGACGCGGAGCTCCGACCGATGGACTGAATCGAAACGGTTCGACAGGCGGGGGAGATATCGGCGGGAATGAGATGGAGGGGAGTGTATCAGTCGGCGGTCCCGTCCGACTTCTCTCGGTCCAGCCGCTGCCGGTCCGCCGGCGAGCGCCACCCTATCTCCTGCTCCGACAGCGTGCGCCGCAACAGCGTCTGCAGTCCGCGCCGGAGGCGCTCCGACGCCGCCTGTCCGGAGATACCTAACTCGTCGCCGATCTCCGCCAGCGAGCACCGGCGTGGAACCTCGAAGTACCCCGCGTCGACGGCCCGAGTCAAGACGTCGTACTGAGCGTCGGTGAGTCCGTACTGCGTTCCGCCGGCGTTCGACTCGTGGTAGAGGCGGTGGAGTCGAAACGAGAGACCGGTGTCGACGCAGCGCTGGCGGTACGCCGAAACCGACGCGCGGTCGGGAAACTGCATCCGGAGCAACCACCCGTCGGCGTCGGCTTCCGCGGCGAGCATCACCGCGTCGAGCTCCGTACGGATGTAGTACGTCGAGGCGTCGCTCCCCTCGGGGCTGAGCGTGAGGCGGTACTGTCGCCAGTCGTCGCTTTCGTCGAGCACCGTCGCGTCCGCGACGGTCGGGTCGTCGTCGAGCGCCGCGTCGAACCTGTCGAGATCGTCGCCGGTGGCTCGAATCTGGAGCAGGACCGTTCCGGACTGCCGCGTGTACTGTTGGTCCAGTTCGACCGTCACCGTCGGCGCGTTCGCCAACGCCGTCTCGAGAATCGACGTCGAAAGGGTGAGTTCGGCGATGAGCATCTGTCGTCGGTCCCGTTCGGTCGACGAATTCTCTGCGACTCGCTAAAAAGTATCGTCCGGCGGAGAGAGATGCGCCAGACGGTCATCCGGGCTGCTCGACTCGAACGCGAGGGGTGGCCGACCGTTACGTCAGCTCTTCGACGGCCGCGAGGTCGACCCAGTCGTGGAGTATCGGGCTGTCGGTCTGTTCTACGGTGTCGCGGTCCTCGTCGTACGAGAGCGCGCCGATGTCGTCCAGTTTCGGCAGGTGGACGTGTCGGAGCGACACCAACAGGCTCCGGAAGTGATCGGGTTCGACGTTCTCCTGACACTCGACCTCCCACGCGGTCATCGTGTCGGCGATGTCGTACACGTCGATTTCCCGCCCGTTCACCTGGTGGAGATAGTACAGCACGTCGCGTCGGCGTCGGTTCGACAGCGCGTCGAACGCTTCGTCTAAGCGCGCGCGGTCGACGGTCGTAGACGGTGCGTGTGCCGGATGGTCGCTCTGGCGTCCGAACGTGCGGTCATTTGACATGGTTGAGGTGAGCACCCGGGGAAGCCCCAGCGCGGGTAGAAACCGACTCCACATACTCCAAACTGTGGCGCTTTCACAGCCATGGTTTTATATAGAGGGTCGCGAGTTATCACTCCGTGGTATCTCGGTCGAATGGAGCGTAGACTCGCAGGCTTTATCTGTCCGCTCGGGATAGTTGGCAGCACTATGGCCGACAACAAGGCACGACAGACCGGTAGCTCGGGCCGCTTCGGCGCGCGCTACGGTCGCGTCGCTCGCAAGCGGGTCTCCGACATCGAATCAGAGATGCGAAACGCCAGCGTCGACGGAGACTCCGTCAAGCGCCTCGGCACGGGCATCTGGCTCAACGAGGAGACGGGCGAGAAGTTCACCGGCGGCGCGTACCGCCCAGAGACGCCCGGCGGACGCTCGGTCCGACGCTCCATCCGCGCGGCGCTCGACGAAGACGAGTAATCCCACCCAACTATGAGTTACAAATGCTCCCGCTGTAAGCGCGACGTCGAACTCGACGAGTACGGGGGCGTCCGCTGTCCGTACTGCGGTCACCGCGTGCTACTGAAAGAACGCGCCCGCGTCGTGAAAGAGATCGACGTGCAGTGACCGACGGGTAGTGTCGCATCTGAGCGCTCTCCGCTTTTCATACTCCGACGAGCGACGCGCCCGCGTCGTCGAGCGGAGCGTCCGCGTCGAAGTCGGCGAAATCGACGACGAGCGGTCGCGGGCGAACGTTGCGAGAGACGGAGACACCGTGGAGGTTCGAGTCGAAGCCTCGGACCTCGTCGCGCTTCGCGCGGGCATCAACTCGTGGACGCGAATGGTCGCCGTCGCCGAGCGCGTGTCGTCGCTGTAACGAATCCGCCGCTCGGAGATATCCTGTTTTCGCCCCGCTCTGTCACCAAATCACTGGAACCGTTATTCACGGTGGTGGCGTACCGTGTGGCATGGGAGCAATCAGCAGCGTTCAGACAATCCGGTCGCTCGTCGAACAGCTCCGAGAGAAAGCGACCGTCGATGCGGTGTACGGCGACCCCATCGTCGCGGAGGGGCGAACGACGGTCCCAGTGGCGCACCTCAGATACGGCTTCGGCGGCGGATTCGGAAGCGGCGAAATCGACAACGACACGGAGAGCGAACGTGCGGGCGAAGGCGGTGGATTCGGTGGGGGTGCGACGGTGACACCCCTGGGCGTCGTCGAAATCACGGCCGAGGACGTACGGTTCGTCCCGACCACTGGACGACAGCGATTCGTCCGAGGGTTCGTCACCGGTGCTGTAGCGGGGTTGGTACTCGGACGACGACTTCGGAAGCGGACCGCCGGTTAGGGAGACTAAATACGGGGCTTTTTCAGTCCGGCGCGCATCGGACCGACTATGCAAGGAAGTCTGCCACCGGAAGCGCAGGAGAAACTCGAAGAACTACAGGACCTGCAGGAGACTGCACAGCGCGTCGGCGCGCAGAAACAGCAGTCCGAGAGCACGCTCTCGGAGTCGAAGACGGCGCTCGAAGCGCTCGACGACATCAACGAGGACGCGACGATGTACCGCGAAGTCGGCGAACTGCTCGTCGAGACCGAGTACGACGAGGCCCGCGAGCAACTCGAAGACCG
This genomic stretch from Haloprofundus salilacus harbors:
- a CDS encoding DUF4336 domain-containing protein is translated as MATSEELLERLDTGLWTYREPLRFFGVEIGRVMVVVRLSGGGLLIHSPAELTPDLRRALAELGDVRFVVPASKLHGHLYMEQYREAYPRAELLAAPGLDHRRTDLDFDGLLGGAPDPRWSADLDQTAFLGHRWLSEIEFYHRPSRTLIIGDICYHVTAEAPFATRAVARLAGMYDRLSVPPDFRITVVNEAAARQSVRRMLGWEFDRVVVGHGSVLESGGREAVREAFDWLL
- a CDS encoding KEOPS complex subunit Pcc1, which translates into the protein MSHLSALRFSYSDERRARVVERSVRVEVGEIDDERSRANVARDGDTVEVRVEASDLVALRAGINSWTRMVAVAERVSSL
- a CDS encoding 50S ribosomal protein L37ae; protein product: MADNKARQTGSSGRFGARYGRVARKRVSDIESEMRNASVDGDSVKRLGTGIWLNEETGEKFTGGAYRPETPGGRSVRRSIRAALDEDE
- a CDS encoding prefoldin subunit beta, yielding MQGSLPPEAQEKLEELQDLQETAQRVGAQKQQSESTLSESKTALEALDDINEDATMYREVGELLVETEYDEAREQLEDRVESLEIRVEQLSKQEERVQDEFESLQSELQQMLQGGGAGGPGGMGGPGAGGA
- a CDS encoding DNA-directed RNA polymerase subunit P, coding for MSYKCSRCKRDVELDEYGGVRCPYCGHRVLLKERARVVKEIDVQ
- a CDS encoding spore germination protein GerW family protein, with product MGAISSVQTIRSLVEQLREKATVDAVYGDPIVAEGRTTVPVAHLRYGFGGGFGSGEIDNDTESERAGEGGGFGGGATVTPLGVVEITAEDVRFVPTTGRQRFVRGFVTGAVAGLVLGRRLRKRTAG
- the truD gene encoding tRNA pseudouridine(13) synthase TruD, which gives rise to MREAHPIEREVGMEYYVSDADGIGGELRVDPEDFRVRELEAFDAAPVDSDPGAYANLVVRATLRGWDTNDFAARLSDALGVSRERISWAGTKDKHAVTTQLFTVRGGDPADLPDVRDADVEVVGRAGRDISFGDLAGNAFGIRVRDVERPERAEEITEQLREFGGIESDDAEDAPVVGVPNYFGQQRFGSRRPVTHVVGLHVVRGEWREAVLSYVGNPHENEPEETREARAVVDAEAERADPDWHRALDWMPGYLRYERSMLHRLDEDGAESEEDWRHALEAVPSNLQRLFVNAAQSYVFNRILSERLRRGLPFDRPVEGDVACFVDRDAPEDLFRPDTDRLQAVTGRRVDIVGKHCERGRAFVTAPLVGTETELGDGEPGGIEREILSELNLEPGDFDLPGNFESTGTRRAILVRTRMEVEESPLEFEFSLPSGSYATAVMREYLKSEPLDL
- a CDS encoding helix-turn-helix domain-containing protein: MLIAELTLSTSILETALANAPTVTVELDQQYTRQSGTVLLQIRATGDDLDRFDAALDDDPTVADATVLDESDDWRQYRLTLSPEGSDASTYYIRTELDAVMLAAEADADGWLLRMQFPDRASVSAYRQRCVDTGLSFRLHRLYHESNAGGTQYGLTDAQYDVLTRAVDAGYFEVPRRCSLAEIGDELGISGQAASERLRRGLQTLLRRTLSEQEIGWRSPADRQRLDREKSDGTAD
- a CDS encoding DUF7344 domain-containing protein codes for the protein MSNDRTFGRQSDHPAHAPSTTVDRARLDEAFDALSNRRRRDVLYYLHQVNGREIDVYDIADTMTAWEVECQENVEPDHFRSLLVSLRHVHLPKLDDIGALSYDEDRDTVEQTDSPILHDWVDLAAVEELT
- a CDS encoding DUF2103 domain-containing protein, giving the protein MHCGRCGTPLEKPGDYCLTCRTGTCDAVVLDCSRDRATLTFLDEETVIGETTVTTVPETGEESGVVELRNFAGRLADEIRRKRPETVYAAGERDVIRETRAQLHYEFYRVRDDDPVQAVLESRGERTLEVVEASPGEKLGGSHTTVIGGRKGRRAIGVVAGHPHVKKIVPGPIDAGGKGSRTSLRAKVTRSDDNGNVRLLLRDGSSVQENRVVTTAMDRETGERVRDDLNEALVDAELRPMD